The segment TTTTGCCGTTGCCGAGCGTGCCCAGCATCTCGGCGCCGAAGTCATCCTGACGAGCTTCGGCCGGGTCCGGCGCATGACCGAACGAGCGGCTGGCCGACTGCCTAGGCCGGTGGATTTGATCGAACTCGACATCAACAACGAAGACGACCTGGAAGCCCTGCCGGCCGGGATCGCTTCGAAGTGGGACGGGTTGGACGGTGTGCTTCACGCGATCGCCTACGCGCCACCCGACGCCCTCGGCGGCAATTTCATGTCTGCTCCGCGGGCGAGTGCGACGCAGGCTTTCGAGACAAGTGCCTACTCGTTCAAGGCTCTGGCCGTAGCTCTTGAGCCGATGCTCGGTGGCCAGGACGAGAATGGTGGCAGTCTGGTTGGCCTCGATTTCGATGCCACCGTCGCCTGGCCGTCCTACGACTGGATGGGTGTCGCGAAAGCCGCACTCGAATCGACCAGCCGCTACCTCGCCCGTGACCTGGGGGAGTCTGGCCACCGGGTAAACCTAGTCTCGGCCGGCCCGATACGCACCGCTGCGGCCGGCGGCGTTCCTGGCTTCAGTGACCTCGCCAGAATCTGGGAACAACGTGCCCCGCTGGGCTGGCAGGTCGACGATCCCTACCCGGTGGCCGACACCGTCTGTTTCCTGCTCTCGGACCTGTCGAGAGCGATCTCCGGAGAGATCATCCACGTAGACGGTGGTTTCCATGCTGTGGGAGCTGAGGCCAAGGCTTAGGCGCTAGCTGGTGTCGCGGTGAAGCTTGCGTCTCTTTCGGGGGAAGATCGATCCCAAGGTACGAAATCCGGGGCCGAGGAATTTTCAAGGCTGTGTTTGTGATTCGTTGATCCGCTGACGGGGTAGGGGCGTATCACTCAGGAACGCTCGTGTTTCTACGTCTCTAGGAGGATGGATGAAGTCTCGTCGTCTACGTGCTGCTGGCCGGTCCGGCCTGATCGCACTTGTGGTCGCGTTGGCCGGGTTCGCTTTCTTTGGTGGATCTGCTCAGGCGGCATCTTCGCCTGTTCACTACGTAGCCCTCGGCGATTCGTACAGTGCCGCTTCGGGAGTCCTGCCACTTGACCCGATGGCGCCGCCTCAGTGCCTGCGCTCGACCCGGAACTATCCTCATGTGCTGGCGGAGAAGACCGGCGCGAAGCTCACCGATGTCACCTGCGGCGCGGCCGATACGACCCACTTCTTCACCGCGCAGTACCCCGGACTCAAGCCCCAGCTGGATGCGCTCAAGCCTGACACCGAACTGGTCACGATGACCATCGGGGGCAACGACAGCGGCGTCTTCATCAACGCGATCCTGAGTTGTGGAAGCGCCGGCCTGTCAACCCTCGGGATGGGCAGCCCCTGCAAGGACCAGTACGGAAGTTCGTTCGAAGACACGATTCGGAACACCACCTATCCGTCGCTCGTGAAAGCGCTCGGTGCCGTCCGGGACAAGGCCCCGAAGGCCAGGGTCGCGATCCTGAGCTATCCCTGGATCACGCCCAGGACCGGTGGATGCTTCCCGACCATGCCGGTCGCTGAAGGGGACATCCCGTACGTCCGGTCGCTCCAGACGACTCTCAACTATGCGGTGCGCCGCGCCGCGGAGGCGACCGGAGTCACGTTCGTAAGCCTGAACTCGGTATCCGAAGGACATGATGCCTGCAAGCCGATCGGGACCCGCTGGGTCGAGCCGGTCCTGCTGGGCACGAATCCGGTGATCGTCCACCCGAACGCGCTGGGCGAGTCGAAGATGGCGGAGCAGACGATCAAGGTGCTTTCCGAAGTCCCCGGGAATCCACTCCCTTCGGGGGCCCCAGAGACCACGATCCGAAAGCTCGTCGTAAAGAAGGACAAGCGCAAGGCGACTTTCCGGTTCACTTCGAACGTGACCGGTTCAACCTTCCGGTGCAAGCTGGACAACCGGCGGTTCAGGAGTTGCCGGTCACCGAGGGCCTACAAAGGCCTGAAGCCGGGAAGGCACAGGTTCCAGGTCGTGGCCATCGATTCGACGGGGCAGACTGACCCGACACCAGCGACGAAGAAATTCAGGATCGTCAGGTAACGCCGCCGCGTCACCGCTTCTTTCGGACCACCTTGAACTTCACGGCCTTTGCCGGCCCGGTTTTGCCGGCCTTGATTGCCCGGACCCGGATCGTGTGCTTTCCGCGCTTGATCTTCCTGAAGACCCTCGGTGACTTGCAGCGGCTGAACTTCTTGCGGTCGATCCGGCACTGGAACTTCGATCCGGACCGGTTGCTCCCGAAGGCGACTTTGACTTTGTTCAGACTCTTCGACCTGATCACGTACTTCTTTTTCGGCTTCTTCCTGAAGGTGACCCTGGGTGCCGGCACCGGTTTCGCGGTGGCGGTCCCGCTGAGCGGCACGGTCGCCGTACCGCTCGTGGCGTTGCTGGCGACGGACACTGACGCGGAACGCGCCCCGGCCGCTGTTGGCTTGAAGCTGAAGGCAACCGAGCAGGTCGCTCCCGGCTGAAGGGTCTTGCCGGCGCAGCCACTCGAACCTGTCGGGAAGTCGCCGGCGTTGGTTCCTCCCCTATTGATGGCGCCGACGACCAGCGGCCCAGTACCGCTGCTGGTCACGACGAAAGGCTTCTCGCCCGACTGCGAGCCGACCTGCCTGCCGGCGAAGGCGAGGTTCGAGGGCTGGACGCTGATCTTCGGCACGAGTACCGGCGGCGTCGCGACTCCGGTTCCCGTGACGGGAACGTTGAGCGGCCCGGCGTTGCTGGCGATGCTCACCGAAGCGGCACGGACTCCGGCCGCCGAAGGCGAGAAGGTCAGCCCGACCGTGCAGGAATCGCCGACCAGAATCGGTCCGGCCAGGCATTCGCTGTCATCGACGATGTTGAAGTCGCCCGAGTCGCCGTTGCCGATGGAGACGCTGGTGACGACCAGCGGCGCCAGGCCGTCTTCGTTCTTCAGGTCGACCGTTTCGATTGCCGATGTAGTTCCGGTGGCGACGTTGCCGAAGTCGAGGCTGGCCGGAAGGGGAACCGGATTCGCCTCGCCGTTGTTGGTGAAGAGTACGTTCTTGTGGAAGGCGCTGCCGACGATGACATCGCCCTTGCCGTCGCCGTTGAAATCGTCGACCAGCACCTGATCCGGAGAGATGTAGCGGGCGTCAATCACACCAGGCATGCTGATGTTGTCTGCAAACTGGTAACCGGTGCCCGAGGCCAGCCCGGAATTCACGGTTATCGAATCGCCGCTGGTGTCAGCCGAGACCAGTTCCGGGATGCCATCTCCATTGAGGTCGCCGTTGCCGACCATCTTCGGCTGGGTGTCCTGGCCGTCCGGGAAGTTGGGATCCGGCGAAAGCGGATTGGTGGTGATCTGGCTGATCAGCATGCTTCCGTCCGGCTGGGCGATCAAAGTGGCGACCTGACTCTCGGCAAAGATCGCTACGGAAAGGTCATCACGTTCGTCACCGTTGAGGTCGGCGGGCGAGATGCCCCAAGCATCCTTACATCCACAACCGCCAAGCCTGACTATCGGGCCCTTCGTGAAGGTGCCGTCGCCGTCGCTCAGGTAGATCTCGACCTGCCCGGCGTAGTTGGTGATGGCGACGTCGTTGGAACCGTCGCCGCGAAAGTCGGCGATCTTCGTGGTCGCACCCATCGCGATGTCACCGTCGGCACCGGTCTCCTGAGTGCCGGCCAGAGTGAAACCGCCTTCGCCATCTCCCAGAAAGATCTCCATCAGGTTGGCATCGGTGACCGTGAAGTCCAGGTTGCCGTCTTCGTTGAAGTATCCGGGGGAGATGAAGCTAAAACCGGCTCCGGCGGGAACCGGGTCCGCCGCGGTGAATGTACCGTCGCCGTCGTTGAGAAAGACGTTGGCCTGGCCTCCGGACAGTGAAATTATGTCGGGGCCGTTCACGCCGTCGAAGTTCCCGGTCACGAGGTTCGTGGCGCTGAAGAGGCCTGCGGGGTAAGAGACGGGATCGGTCAGGGTGCCGTTGCTCTGGCCGAAGGCAACGCCGATCTCCGCCGTATATGGAAATGGGTCCGTATTCACGGTGTTGTTGGTCACCACATCGGCGAGACCATCACCATCGAAGTCGGCCGTCCCCATACCGGTGGTCGTATAGTCGAAACCGGGGTCAGGCAGGGCGTCGCTTTCGGAAGTGAGGCCGAATGACGGAGCATTGGCGGCCGGTTCAATGACGTTCGCTGAAATCGGGACCAGCTTGGTTCCGGCCGTCGCGTTGCTCTCGATTTCCAGCGAGGCTTGTTTGAGGCCGACCGTTCCCGGCGTGAACTGGAGGTAGATGATGCAGCCCGAGACCGGGTCGAGCGGAACTCCGATACAGCCACCGCCGGAAAGTTCGAAGGCTGCGGCGTCGGTTCCCTCGATCGTGATCGAAGTGATTTCCACGGCGGCTGCGCTCGTCGGGTACAGCTCAACCCAGTCGTAAGCACCCGAATACTGCTCGCCGAGCACGATGTCACCGAAGTTGTAGGCGGGGGGACTCGACTTGAAAGCCGGGTCATCCGCCTGAGCAACGCCGGCGAAGGCGAAAGCGGCAAAAAGCACGGATAGGACAACGGTGGCGACTCTTCCCCTGCAGGACATACCGATGATAGTACGGTATAACTCGGATATAGCGCAATAAGGTGGCGTGGGTTTCGGGCCGGGGTCAGCCGTGCTTCAGGAGGCGGCGGACCGCGCCCATCAGCTCGGCGGTGCGCTCTTCCTGTTTTTCGGTTTCGCCGCCGATCACGCAGTGCCGGGTGTGGTCTTCCAGGAGCCCCAGGGCGACCTTGTCGAGCGCGGCCTGCGCCGCTGAGATCTGGGTGATGATGTCGATGCAGTACCGGTCTTCTTCGACCATCTTTTCGACGCCTCGGACCTGGCCCTCGATCCGGCGCAACCGCTTCTGGAGAGCGTCCTTGTCGGCGGTGTAGCCGTGGGTTGTTGATTTATCCGGCATCTAGATCGCCTCCATGACCAGGACGGTGGATCCGAAGATGAAAGCGAAGATCGTGATTGCCGCGACCACCCGAACCGGGGAGCCTCCATGAACCCCGGTCTCGTGGACCGCGACGTGGCCTTTGCCCCTGGCGATCAGCCAGCGGTTCACCGGCAGGGCGAAGACGGCGGCGACCGCGAGGGCGAACGAAAGCGAACCCCAGAAGAGCAGGCTGCTGAGTCCCGCTTCCATCGCGCCCGGAACCGCGAGGATGATCGCGTTGTCAGCCCCGACTATCCTGAAACCCATGCGAGCCATGGTCATGAAATCACCGGGGAGCCCGCTCGAGATGACCGAGGTGCCTGAACCTGAGGCGGGTCCGGGACAGGTCCTGATCTCGGTGCATTGCTGCGGGGTGTGCCGGACGGACCTCCACATTCTCGAAGGCGAACTCGACCGGCCGAAGCTCCCACTCATCCCGGGTCACCAGATCGTCGGCACGGTCAGCGGGCTCGGCGAAGGGGCGGACCGGTACGAGCCCGGTGTCCGGATTGGGGTGCCGTGGCTGGGGTGGACCTGCGGGCAGTGCCGCTACTGCCGTTCCGGTCGCGAGAACCTGTGCGACCGGGCGCGGTTCACCGGCTATGACATCGACGGCGGGTACGCCGAACTGGCGGTGGCCGACGAGCGGTTCTGCTTCCCGATCCCGGAGGGCTACCCCGACGAGCAGGCGGCGCCTCTGCTCTGCGCAGGGCTGATCGGCTACCGCGCCCTGCGCCTCGTCGGAGAGGCGGAGCGGATCGGGTTCTACGGCTTCGGCGCGTCGGCCCACATCCTCTGTCAGGTGGCCGTCGCCGAAGGCCGCCGCGTGTTCGCGTTCACCCGCGGAGGCGATCTGGAGGCCCAGGATTTCGCCCGGAGCCTCGGGGCGGAGTGGGCTGGTTCGTCGGAGGAGTCACCCCCGGAGGAACTCGACGGGGCGATCGTCTTCGCCGCCGACGGGTCCTTGATGACAGCGGCTCTCATGGCGAGTGCCAGGGGCGCGAACGTGATCAGCGCAGGCATCCACATGAGCGACATCCCCTCATTCCCTTACGAGCAACTCTGGGGCGAGCGGACGCTCGGCTCGGTCGCCAACCTGACCCGGCGGGATGGCGAAGAGTTCCTCGACCTCGCCCCGACGGTGCCGGTCCGCACGCAGGTCACGACCTACGAACTCGCCGAGTCCAACAAAGCGCTTGGCGACCTGCGCGCGGGACGGTTCAGCGGCGCGGCGGTAATCCGTAGCCGCTGATCCCGCTCCGAACTAGAACGCCGCTTCGTCGAGCTCCATGACGTCGTTGTCGATGCCTTCGATGGCCGTCCGGACGCCGCTCAGCTTCGGCAGCATGTTCCGGGCGAAGAACTCCGCTGCCACGACCTTGCCTTCGTAGAAGGGCTTGTCGATGTCCGAAGCGCCTGATTCGAGGGCGGATGCTGCAACCCCGGCATGCGTGAGCAGCAGCCAGCCGATCATCAGGTCGCCGAATGCCATCAGAAAGGGCACCGAACCGAGTCCGACCTTGTAGATGTTCTTCGGGTCTTCCTGGCTGCTGATCATGTATTCGGTCAGAGTGGTGCTCATGGACTGGACGTCGCCGAGTGCTGCGGCGAGCAGAGCCCTCTCGCGCTCGAATCCTTCGCCCCCGTCGATGGTCTCCTGGATCTTCCCGACGAGGTGGTTCATCGCCGTCGACTCGTCCCTGATGATCTTCCTGAAGAAGAAGTCCTGGGCCTGAATCGCGGTCGTGCCTTCGTAAAGGCTGTCGATCTTCGCGTCCCGGATGTACTGCTCGATCGGGTAATCCTGCAGGAACCCGGAGCCACCGTAAGTCTGGAGCGACTCGGTCAGGATTTCGTAGGAACGCTCCGAGCCGACACCCTTGACTATGGGCAGGAGGAAGTCGTTGATCCGCATCGCGAGCTGCTGGTCGACTCCTTCGACGACATCGGCCGCAGTCTTGTCCTGATGGACAGCCGTGAACAGGTACAGGGCCCGGAGGCCTTCGGCATAAGCCTTCTGGGTCATCAGTGAGCGGCGAACGTCGGGGTGGTGGATGACCGTGACCCGCGGCGCCGTCTTGTCCATGACCTGGGTCAGATCGGCTCCCTGGACACGTTCCTTCGCGTAGGCGAGGGCGTTGAGGTAACCGGTCGACAGGGTCGCGATGGCCTTGGTGCCGACCATCATGCGGGCGAACTCGATCACGTCGAACATCTGCCGGATGCCCTCGTGTACATCACCGACCAGCCAGCCTTCGGCGGGGACGCCGTGAGCGCCGAAGGTCAGATCGCAGGTGGCCGAGGCCCGGAGGCCCATCTTGTGCTCGAGGTTCGTCACGAAGGCACCGTTCCGCTCACCGATCTCGCCGGTTTCGGAATCGAAATGGAACTTGGGAACGAGGAAGAGACTGAGACCCTTGGTTCCGGGACCGGCACCCTCCGGTCGGGCCAGGACGTAGTGAAGGATGTTCTCGAAGAGGTCGTCAGAGTCGCCTGAAGTGATGAAGCGCTTGTCGCCTTCGATATGCCAGGAGCCGTTCGGCTGCTCGATCGCCTTGGCGCGGCCGGCGCCGACGTCGGAGCCGGCATCCGGCTCGGTGAGGACCATGGTCGCTCCCCAGTTGCGATCGACCGACATCTTTGCCCAGTGCTTCTGCTCTTCGTTCCCGTTCTCGTAAAGGAGGTGGGCGAATGCGGGGCCGGCCAGGTAGAAGAACCCTGCTGGCAGGGCTCCGACCATGAACTCGTTGATGGCCCAGGAGACGGTGGAAGGGGCAGGGATGCCGCCGACCTCTTCGCCGATGCCGAGCTTGGTCCATTCCGCTTCGGTCCAGGCATTGATGGAATCCTTGAGGGCGTCGGGGAGGGTCACGACGTGGGTGTCGGGATCGAATGTCGGGGGGTTTCGGTCGGTCTCGGCCCATGAGGCGGCCACCGGTCCTTCGGCAAGGCGGGAGGCCTCACCGAGCATGACGCGGACGGTGTCGCCGTCGAGGTCCCCGAAGGCGCCGGAATCCAGGACTTCATCGGTCTTCAGTACCTCGAACAGGTTGAATTCGAGGTCTCGCACGTTGCTCTTGTAGTGGCCCATGTTCAGTTCTCCGGAATCTCGTAGACGGTAACCACGGCTGCTCCGCCGAGGCCGATGTTGTGCTGGAGCGCGACTTTCGCGTTATCCACCTGGCGTGGACCGGCGGTGCCGCGCAGCTGCCAGGTGAGTTCGGCGCATTGCGCCAGGCCGGTGGCGCCGAGCGGGTGTCCCTTGCTGATCAATCCGCCGGAGGTGTTGACCACCGGTCCCGACCCGCCAAAGGTCGTGGCCTCCTGCTCGACCAGCAGGTGGCCTTCGCCTTCTTCGGCGAAGCCGAGCGCTTCGTAAGTGATCAGCTCGTTCGCACTGAAGCAGTCGTGAAGTTCACAGACGTCGACCTCAGAGGCCGAAATCTCGGCCTCTTCGTAAGCCTGCCGCGCGGCTTCCTTGCTCATGTCGTAGCCGACCAGCTTGATGCAGTCGGTGTCCTCGGCGAAGGTGGATGGCAGGTCCGTCACCATCGACTGACCGGTGATTTCGATCGCCTGATCCCAGAGACCGTGCTTCTCGACGAAGCTCTCGGAGGCGATCACCGCGGCGGCGCTGCCGTCCGAGGTCGGCGAGCACTGGAGCTTCGTGAGGGGCTCGTGGATCATCGGTGCGTCCTGGATCTCCTCGAGCGAATACTCGGTCTGGAACTGGGCGTAAGGATTGTTGACCGAGTGCTTGTGGTTCTTCCAGCCGATCCAGGCGAAGTGTTCCGGCTTCGATCCGTACCGGTCCATGTGGTCACGGCCGGCGTTGCCGAACATCTGGGGCGCGAAAGGCGACTCCTCCGCAGCTCGGATCTCGAGCATCCGCATGACGTGTTTCTCCATCGGATTCGCGCGGTCCGGGAACTTCATGCCGAGCGAGCCGCGTTCCATCTTCTCGAAGCCCAGGGCCATGGCGCAGTCCGCGATCCCGTACTGGATCGCCTGCCGGGCGAGCAGCAGGGCGCTCGAACCGGTCGAGCAGTTGTTGTTCACGTTGACAATCGGGATACCGGTGATGCCGATCTCGTAGAGCGCCCGCTGCCCGGCGGTCGAGTCTCCGTAGACATAGCCGACGAAGGCCTGCTCGATGTCCTCATAGGCCACTCCCGCGTCAGCCAGGGCCGCGGTGCCCGCCTCCTTCGCCCAGTCCGGATAGTCACCCTCCTTCTTCCCGGGCTTCTCGAACTTGGTCATGCCGACCCCTACGACGAAGGTGCGATTGCTCATTTCGGCTCTCTTTCTTTTCCGCGCTGAAGTTGTCTGCATTAGTTTGTCGAATTTCTGAGGACTGACCGGGCCGCGTTGTATCCGTTCATCCCGTGAGCGCCCGCGCCCGGTGGTGTGGCCGCAGAGCAGATGAATACTCCATCTACCCCGGTCGAGTAGGGATCGAGCGCGAGCCGTGGGCGGATCACTGTCTGCCAAGGCGTGTTCGCACCGTTGATGATGTCACCGCCCACGTAGTTGCTGTTGTAAGTCTCCATGGCGCTTACATCCCGGATGAACTTTCCCAGGATGCGATCACGAAAGCCGGGTGCGAAGCGCTCGATCTGCCCGATGACATCCTCGGTTGCGTTGCCGTCGTACCCCTTCGGCACATGCGCGTATGCCCAGATCGGGTGAACCCCGTCCTTGGCGCGAGTCGGGTCGGCGAGCGATTGCTGGCCGACGATCACGTACGGGCTTTGTGGCATGCGGCCCTTGTGGACCTCGCCCTCTGCGAGGACGATCTCGGAAAAGGTTCCGATCGCATGGACTGTGCCGGCTTTGCGGCAGGCTTCGTTGGTCCAGGGAATGCCGCCCTCGACAGCAAGATCCACCTTGAAAGCGGCGGGCCCGTGCCGGTAGCGGCGGTAGGCACGGTCGACGCCTGTCGGAAGCCGGTCACCTATGACGTCGGCGGCGGCAGCCGGGTCGAGATCGAGGATGACCGTGTCGGCGTCGGCAAGCTCGTCCAGGGACTTGACCCGGCGGCCGGTCTCGATGCGGCCTCCGTTCGTAAGTACCACTGCCGCCAGAGCGTCGGCGATCGACTGGGAGCCTCCCTGGGCGACCGGCCAGCCGTGACGATGGCAGGCGCAGATCAGAGCCATGCCGACGGAAGAACTCATCGGGAGGGTCAGCGGGCTGAAGGCGTGAGCCGCCACTCCGCCAAAAAGGGCCTTCGCCTGTGGAGTCGAGAAAGCTCGTGCGAAAAGGTTTGCCGGCGCAGCGGCGGGGACTCCAAATCGCATCAGTTTCAGAGGGTGCCGGGGCTGGTGGAGGATCGGTTTCATGATGTCTTCACCCAGAGCGTCGAAATCGGCGGAAGGCTTGCCGA is part of the Thermoleophilia bacterium genome and harbors:
- the fabI gene encoding enoyl-ACP reductase FabI; this translates as MLDGKRILVTGVVNRRSIAFAVAERAQHLGAEVILTSFGRVRRMTERAAGRLPRPVDLIELDINNEDDLEALPAGIASKWDGLDGVLHAIAYAPPDALGGNFMSAPRASATQAFETSAYSFKALAVALEPMLGGQDENGGSLVGLDFDATVAWPSYDWMGVAKAALESTSRYLARDLGESGHRVNLVSAGPIRTAAAGGVPGFSDLARIWEQRAPLGWQVDDPYPVADTVCFLLSDLSRAISGEIIHVDGGFHAVGAEAKA
- a CDS encoding SGNH/GDSL hydrolase family protein, with product MKSRRLRAAGRSGLIALVVALAGFAFFGGSAQAASSPVHYVALGDSYSAASGVLPLDPMAPPQCLRSTRNYPHVLAEKTGAKLTDVTCGAADTTHFFTAQYPGLKPQLDALKPDTELVTMTIGGNDSGVFINAILSCGSAGLSTLGMGSPCKDQYGSSFEDTIRNTTYPSLVKALGAVRDKAPKARVAILSYPWITPRTGGCFPTMPVAEGDIPYVRSLQTTLNYAVRRAAEATGVTFVSLNSVSEGHDACKPIGTRWVEPVLLGTNPVIVHPNALGESKMAEQTIKVLSEVPGNPLPSGAPETTIRKLVVKKDKRKATFRFTSNVTGSTFRCKLDNRRFRSCRSPRAYKGLKPGRHRFQVVAIDSTGQTDPTPATKKFRIVR
- a CDS encoding choice-of-anchor D domain-containing protein, with amino-acid sequence MSCRGRVATVVLSVLFAAFAFAGVAQADDPAFKSSPPAYNFGDIVLGEQYSGAYDWVELYPTSAAAVEITSITIEGTDAAAFELSGGGCIGVPLDPVSGCIIYLQFTPGTVGLKQASLEIESNATAGTKLVPISANVIEPAANAPSFGLTSESDALPDPGFDYTTTGMGTADFDGDGLADVVTNNTVNTDPFPYTAEIGVAFGQSNGTLTDPVSYPAGLFSATNLVTGNFDGVNGPDIISLSGGQANVFLNDGDGTFTAADPVPAGAGFSFISPGYFNEDGNLDFTVTDANLMEIFLGDGEGGFTLAGTQETGADGDIAMGATTKIADFRGDGSNDVAITNYAGQVEIYLSDGDGTFTKGPIVRLGGCGCKDAWGISPADLNGDERDDLSVAIFAESQVATLIAQPDGSMLISQITTNPLSPDPNFPDGQDTQPKMVGNGDLNGDGIPELVSADTSGDSITVNSGLASGTGYQFADNISMPGVIDARYISPDQVLVDDFNGDGKGDVIVGSAFHKNVLFTNNGEANPVPLPASLDFGNVATGTTSAIETVDLKNEDGLAPLVVTSVSIGNGDSGDFNIVDDSECLAGPILVGDSCTVGLTFSPSAAGVRAASVSIASNAGPLNVPVTGTGVATPPVLVPKISVQPSNLAFAGRQVGSQSGEKPFVVTSSGTGPLVVGAINRGGTNAGDFPTGSSGCAGKTLQPGATCSVAFSFKPTAAGARSASVSVASNATSGTATVPLSGTATAKPVPAPRVTFRKKPKKKYVIRSKSLNKVKVAFGSNRSGSKFQCRIDRKKFSRCKSPRVFRKIKRGKHTIRVRAIKAGKTGPAKAVKFKVVRKKR
- a CDS encoding metal-sensitive transcriptional regulator translates to MPDKSTTHGYTADKDALQKRLRRIEGQVRGVEKMVEEDRYCIDIITQISAAQAALDKVALGLLEDHTRHCVIGGETEKQEERTAELMGAVRRLLKHG
- a CDS encoding DUF4396 domain-containing protein — protein: MTMARMGFRIVGADNAIILAVPGAMEAGLSSLLFWGSLSFALAVAAVFALPVNRWLIARGKGHVAVHETGVHGGSPVRVVAAITIFAFIFGSTVLVMEAI
- a CDS encoding zinc-dependent alcohol dehydrogenase family protein, which codes for MRAMVMKSPGSPLEMTEVPEPEAGPGQVLISVHCCGVCRTDLHILEGELDRPKLPLIPGHQIVGTVSGLGEGADRYEPGVRIGVPWLGWTCGQCRYCRSGRENLCDRARFTGYDIDGGYAELAVADERFCFPIPEGYPDEQAAPLLCAGLIGYRALRLVGEAERIGFYGFGASAHILCQVAVAEGRRVFAFTRGGDLEAQDFARSLGAEWAGSSEESPPEELDGAIVFAADGSLMTAALMASARGANVISAGIHMSDIPSFPYEQLWGERTLGSVANLTRRDGEEFLDLAPTVPVRTQVTTYELAESNKALGDLRAGRFSGAAVIRSR
- a CDS encoding acyl-CoA dehydrogenase → MGHYKSNVRDLEFNLFEVLKTDEVLDSGAFGDLDGDTVRVMLGEASRLAEGPVAASWAETDRNPPTFDPDTHVVTLPDALKDSINAWTEAEWTKLGIGEEVGGIPAPSTVSWAINEFMVGALPAGFFYLAGPAFAHLLYENGNEEQKHWAKMSVDRNWGATMVLTEPDAGSDVGAGRAKAIEQPNGSWHIEGDKRFITSGDSDDLFENILHYVLARPEGAGPGTKGLSLFLVPKFHFDSETGEIGERNGAFVTNLEHKMGLRASATCDLTFGAHGVPAEGWLVGDVHEGIRQMFDVIEFARMMVGTKAIATLSTGYLNALAYAKERVQGADLTQVMDKTAPRVTVIHHPDVRRSLMTQKAYAEGLRALYLFTAVHQDKTAADVVEGVDQQLAMRINDFLLPIVKGVGSERSYEILTESLQTYGGSGFLQDYPIEQYIRDAKIDSLYEGTTAIQAQDFFFRKIIRDESTAMNHLVGKIQETIDGGEGFERERALLAAALGDVQSMSTTLTEYMISSQEDPKNIYKVGLGSVPFLMAFGDLMIGWLLLTHAGVAASALESGASDIDKPFYEGKVVAAEFFARNMLPKLSGVRTAIEGIDNDVMELDEAAF
- a CDS encoding lipid-transfer protein; amino-acid sequence: MSNRTFVVGVGMTKFEKPGKKEGDYPDWAKEAGTAALADAGVAYEDIEQAFVGYVYGDSTAGQRALYEIGITGIPIVNVNNNCSTGSSALLLARQAIQYGIADCAMALGFEKMERGSLGMKFPDRANPMEKHVMRMLEIRAAEESPFAPQMFGNAGRDHMDRYGSKPEHFAWIGWKNHKHSVNNPYAQFQTEYSLEEIQDAPMIHEPLTKLQCSPTSDGSAAAVIASESFVEKHGLWDQAIEITGQSMVTDLPSTFAEDTDCIKLVGYDMSKEAARQAYEEAEISASEVDVCELHDCFSANELITYEALGFAEEGEGHLLVEQEATTFGGSGPVVNTSGGLISKGHPLGATGLAQCAELTWQLRGTAGPRQVDNAKVALQHNIGLGGAAVVTVYEIPEN
- a CDS encoding NAD(P)/FAD-dependent oxidoreductase, which codes for MTDVIVGSGPNGLACAATLAKAGRSVTVIEAEATIGGGTRTSELTLPGLLHDDCSATHPMSPGSPALLNLDLENHGLKWLWPEVDLAHPLDDGSAGILLRSIEETADGLGDDGQRWKQIFGKPSADFDALGEDIMKPILHQPRHPLKLMRFGVPAAAPANLFARAFSTPQAKALFGGVAAHAFSPLTLPMSSSVGMALICACHRHGWPVAQGGSQSIADALAAVVLTNGGRIETGRRVKSLDELADADTVILDLDPAAAADVIGDRLPTGVDRAYRRYRHGPAAFKVDLAVEGGIPWTNEACRKAGTVHAIGTFSEIVLAEGEVHKGRMPQSPYVIVGQQSLADPTRAKDGVHPIWAYAHVPKGYDGNATEDVIGQIERFAPGFRDRILGKFIRDVSAMETYNSNYVGGDIINGANTPWQTVIRPRLALDPYSTGVDGVFICSAATPPGAGAHGMNGYNAARSVLRNSTN